The Brevinema andersonii sequence AGAGAGAGAGAGAGAGAGTATCGTCATGATTGAAAGTAAAATAAACGGTATCAAAGAAGAAATAACTCAATATGCACAGCTTGTAGATACAATGTTAAAAACAACAATGGATGGTGCATTGAATAAAAATTGGGAAGAAGTCATTGAAGTTATCGACATTATGGAACCACGTGCAAATTTATTGAAATTGGAAATCGCTCAAGAATGTTTAGGAATACTTGCGCTTTTCCACCCTGAAGCCAGCCACCTACGCAGCATTATCAAAATGTCCGGTATGGCTAGTGATCTTGAACGTATGGCAGATATGGTTACAAAAATTGCGCTTGCTACATTTCACTGGAAAGATAGTATTAGTCTTGAAGATTATCCATTAGTTTTCGATATGACAAAAGAAACCAGAAAAATGTTGTCTGATGTTATTCAAGCCTTCATGGATGAAAATGCTTTAGCAGCGGTTGCTGTCATCCAGCATGACGACAGAGTTGACGATCTATGTACACAGCATCTGAAAAAATTAATCAAAACAATGAACGAAGCAGCAGAGGTTGAACCATTATTACAGATTATGAACATCACTCGCAATTTAGAACGTATGGCAGATCTTTGTACACATCTTGCAGAAGATGTAATTTTTATTAAAGAAGGACTTGTTCCCAATAAAGCAAAAAAATAATTAATGAAATTCAGATATTGTTTT is a genomic window containing:
- the phoU gene encoding phosphate signaling complex protein PhoU, with the protein product MVKRERERERERERERERERESIVMIESKINGIKEEITQYAQLVDTMLKTTMDGALNKNWEEVIEVIDIMEPRANLLKLEIAQECLGILALFHPEASHLRSIIKMSGMASDLERMADMVTKIALATFHWKDSISLEDYPLVFDMTKETRKMLSDVIQAFMDENALAAVAVIQHDDRVDDLCTQHLKKLIKTMNEAAEVEPLLQIMNITRNLERMADLCTHLAEDVIFIKEGLVPNKAKK